ACCCAGAAAGCCCGGGAATTTATCAAGACGCAGCGCGCGCTGCTGGAGTATCAAAACCGTGATGCAATCGAGGAATCAGAGTCGGAACTGGAGCGGCTCGAACGTCGGCAGAAAACCCTCCAGGCGAAGCTAAAATCCGGGAAGGAGAGCTACACTACCACCGGCGGCATTGTCGAGTCGACGATGACCAACGAGCAGATCGCCGGCTACGTCAAAGATTTAACCAAGGTGTCCGCCGAAGCGGATAACGTCCGGGCGCGGCTCAAGGGTTTGAAAGGTGAAATGCTGGAGACAGCGGCCGCTCCTGCTCCGGGTGCTGGAAAGCCCACACCTGGCCAGCCCAAAACCGGCACCTCAACCTTGGAAACCAAAGAGCAGGAATCAGCCCGGAAGTCTAAAATCAAAGCCGCCGAAAAAGCCGAAGACGATCTGGAGAAAATGTTGGCCACCGCCCGGGCGAAACACGAAGAATCCCTGCACAACGAGTTCGGCAAAGAGCAGCTGCTGTTTGGGCAGAAATATTCGAAAATGTACGAGCTGGCCAAGGGCAATAAGGACCAGATGGCCCAGATTACCGAGCTGATGTACAAGGAGCTGGCCGACATTGAGGCCCGCGAGGCTGAGCGCCAAAAGGTCAAGCGCGAGGCTGAAATGAAAGCCAAAGTCAAGGCGTCGGAAGAAGCCCTGGAGCTGGTGATGGAGAATAAAAAATCCGAACTGGCCCTGGACGTGGCGGGTAAAAAAGTAACGGCCGAGGATGCCAAGACCCGGGAGCTGGAGCTGGAGCAGACTTACCTGGAGGCCAAGCGCCTGCTGTATGAGGGCTATTACCAGCAGCTTGAAGCCCTCGGGTTTACCGATAAGGAAAAACAGACGGCCATCGCCGAAGAAAAAAAGGCCAACCTGGCCAAGATCGACCAGGACATTGCTCAGTCCACGACGGACCAGACGCTGAGCCGAATGGATGCGGCCGAATCCTACAAACAGAAAACGCTGGAGGTTAACACCTACGTCAAGGAGGCCGAGTTTGACCTGGTGGCCGCCAAACGCGAAGCAGCCGCCCAGGGCCTGGCCATCCTGTCGAGTTTCTTCAAAGAATCTTCCGGGATTCAAAAAGCCTTGTTTGTAGCGGAGAAGGCGTTTGCGATCGGCGGGATTATCGTGTCACTCCAGAAGCAACTGGCCGCAATCAGCCTGGCCGCTGCTGAGCAGGCCGCGCAGGCCAGCGCAATCCCGATTGTGGGGCCGGCCCTGGCGGCAGCCGCCAAAGCGGCCGGAATTAAAAATGCCCTGGCCGCAAAGGTGCAGGCGGGGATGAGCATCGCCACCATCGCCGGGCAAACCATCCAGGGCGTGGCCATGAAAGCGGCCGGGGGTTTTACCGACGTGGAGACGATGTACGGCAACCCTTCCGGCTTCGTCGATGGGCCTACCCTGTTTGCCCAGGGCAAACGGTCATTCGTCGCTGGGGAGGCCGGCCGGGAATTTGTGATCAGCAATCCGGCCCTCCGGACGCCGGCCATCGCCAATATTGCGGGAATCCTAGACACGGTGCAGAAAACCGGGAATTTCGGAGCCGCCGGCAGCATGATGGCCGGCGCGATGGGTGGCCCGAGCACTGAAATGCTGGGAGCCATTCTAGCCGAGCTGCAGGCTAACCGGCGGGAGCTGCAACAGGTTCGCCAGGTGACCCAGGAGGCCGGTGCACGGCCGGTGGCGTTTAACTTCCACCAGTTCGAGGACACGCAAGCCTTTCTGGCCCAGATCCGCGAGGAAACCACGTATTAATATAGTAGCTTTGCAGTGCTCAAGTTCAAAAATGCATAGGTGCCAGCATCGCCAACTCCGGAGGGCGGTGCTGTGCGCCGGTGCCTATATTATAATGATATAGGCGGAACCTATGTGTAAGGAACTTGAGCGACCGGCCGCCAGCACCGCCCCTTTTCTTTCCGACCATACCACCATATTTTAGCCCCCGATCTTAACTAGGTCGAGGGTTATTTTTTATACTGTTCAGAAAATCGCCTTTACCCTCCAGAAACTGTACACATTTTTTTGAACAGCTTCTTTGAACAGGTATCTTTAATACTGCCGACCGGTTTTGGTGACCTCGTTAATGTTCAGGAAACCGGTCCTTTTATTAAACGTTATTACAATTCATAAAATATGGCTGTTCATTCAGAATCACTATTCCATTTTACTCGAAGCATTGATGGTCTACTCGGAATACTCAGAAATGGATTTTACCCCTACTATTGCCCAGAAGTGCATGTATGGCAGGAAGATCCATTCAAAGTTTTACAATGTGCCGCACATCCTATGGTCTGTTTTTGTGATATTCCCTTATCGCAAATCTCAATACATCAGCAAACATATGGTACGTATGGCATAGGTATGTCAAAAGCCTGGCGACGGTATTTCAATTTAAATCCAGTTATTTATTGTCAACAGGATGCGTTTGTACATGAAGCTATTGGAGATATTATGCCCATGTATAGACAGCTAGAAAAAGCTGGCTTAGACAATAATAAGATTAAGAAATGGGGCCTAAAGGATGATGTAGCTTTCGTGATGGGTTTTGCAAAATTACTACAATTACCAAGTCTTGTTAAATTGATTGAAGGTCCTGTATTTATTAAGGAAAGAAACGATTGGGACACCAAGTTGACACCGTTTTATAGAGAAAGGGAATGGAGAATTGTACCCGACTTTCGTCTAGTGCATGGGATCTTAGATACTGTAGTGGACATCTCGACCTATTCTGACCCAATTAAAAGAAACAAGATCAACAAAAAGGCTGAGAAATTTTCTTTGTCAGTCTTCGTTAGAAATTGGTCTGATATACAGTATATTATATTAAGTAAAGACGCTGAAGTACCGGATTTTATTAAAGAATTTACAATAATTTGTAAAGATAAAGGGCTTACGAATGACCAAATACAAATTTTACTTACTAGGGTGAAAACGTCAGAAAGAATACAACTAGATTATTAGGCGAATATCATGAAAATTGGCTACGCCCGGGTTTCGACCCTCGACCAGAATCTTACCCTACAGATCGATGCCCTTCAAAAAGTCGGCTGTGAAAAAATCTTCCAAGAAAAAATAAGTGGCTCCAAAGTCCAACGCCCCCAGCTCGACAAAATGCTCGAGCACGTCCGGGCCGGTGATACCGTTGTCGTTTGGAAACTGGATCGGCTCGGCCGGAGCCTACAGCACCTGATCGAATTGGTGGGCAATCTGGAAAAGAAGGACGCCGGCCTGATCAGCCTGAACGACCCGGTCGATACCACCACTGCTCAAGGTAGACTCGTATTCCGAATCTTCGCCAGCTTGGCCGAGTTCGAGCGGGAGCTGATTCGTGAGCGCACACTGGCCGGCGTTGCTGCAGCCAAAGCGAAAGGGGTCATTCTGGGTCGGCCAGAGGGATTATCAGCCGACGCTAAGAAGCAGGCCCGGGTTGTAGAGTCACTTCACAAAGATGGAGTATCTGTCGCGGAGGTTGCCCGGCAGCTAAAAATCAGTCGTACCACCGTCTATTCATATCTTAAGCATCGAGGAATTGAATATTAGGCTTTATGAAAATTACTCCCCTACCCTCACACCCACCCCGGGGCTTTGCCAACTGGACAAGGCTTTACGAAGATGTTATTAAAATATTGCGACCAGGGGAAGAAACCTTTATACTACATGAAATGCCCGATCCAGCCTTAAAGCGGCAAAAATTATTGGTCACTATTCACCCAACCTTGCATTACTTGGCGGATTTAAAGGAAAAAGTTTTTAAGGAACTATGGCAACACCGTCTCAGCGTGGAGGATGTAAACACCTTGACCACGGTTGGACGGCGATTTCACGAAAACCGGTTTGCTACCTCATCAGACGATTCCACCACCTGGCCCACTGATAAGGCCGTCAAAGATTTTTATAGTTTACTGGAGCGGCTCAATATCCAGTGGCGAGAGGATCAGCTAAAAGAGAAATAAAATTCTGGCCATTCCTATATATTTGCCATTACGAAAATTCGTAATTATGAAACACGTATTTATACTTCTGTTTATTTCGATTCCTTTTCTCAGTGCAGCCCAGTGTAAACTGACTACTACAAAAGACCCCTTCACCAAGGTGGAGACTAAACTAGGTTATGTCGATAATCGCATGGTCCATATAGTTAGTTTGGCCACTTCTAGCAAAGGTGATACAACCCTTAGTGTTGCATTTTTAGGTAATGCGTCCTACGTAGCCGATACTGCAAGCCGGGTTATGGTCCTGCTGTCGGATGAAACAGTTATGGAGCTTCCCAATAGAACGTACTACCAGACTGCAAACGGCCCTTTAGCAGTAAACGGAATTCTAAAAACTGATCAACTCAAAAAATTGGTATCCACGCCAATTAAGCAGATCCGTTTAACTGGTGTTGAAATGAATGCAGCGAAGATGGTTAACGGCTATGATATAGATATTCACGCCACCAAATACAAAAAGCTTCAAGAGATAGCAGGGTGCTTTTTCAAATAAAAGTTCTGTACCTAGCAAATTGAGAAAGTACTTAAATACCTTTCCCTAAACACTTGTAATTAGAAAGCAATAGATCATAAATCATCCATGTTAATTTATTGTGTCATTTCTTTACTATCATAATATAATTTATATAACAAATGATTAGCCACATTGATGTCGAAAGTCCAGAGATTTTATTTGAAAATCATTTCAATGAATCTAGCAACAAAAGGATATTATTTTCAGGAGAATTTGGATGCGGAAAAACATATTTCTTAAATCACTTTTTTGAAGCTAGGAAAGAAAATATAAATACATTTTGGCTATCACCTGTCAAGTATTCTATAGGTCAAAATGAAGATATTATAGAATATATTAAAATAAATATTGCTTTACAGTTATTAAAAAGGCCTGAAATATTGCCAATTGTTAAAGAAAAATATGATGAAGATCTTTTTATATTTGAATATATTAAAAACAAACCACTAGAAATAGTAAAACTCTTAGTATCCTGTGTGGAGGCATTAGGAGTTACTACTGGCCCGGTAGAAAAGGTTCTTGATACATTGAAAAATTATGGTGAATATTCAGAAAAATTAAAAGATAATTTACAAAATGAAGAGCAAAGCATAACTAAATATCTTAAGCAAATTGTCAATATAAAAGGCTCTATATTCGAAGATGATATAATTTCCCAATCTATTCGTGCAATATTGCATCGATGCAAAGCTGAAAACAGACAAAATATCTTAATAATTGATGATTTTGACCGTTTAGACCCAGAACACATTTTCAGAATTCTAAATATTTTAAGCGTTCATAATGATTACTTTGAAACTAATAATAAATTTGATTTTGACAAAATTATTATTGTGTGTGACTATCACAATATAAGAAAAATATATCAGTATAAGTACGGACCTGAAGTAGACTACAAGGGATATATAAATAAATTTTATTCCAATGATATTTTTCACTTTACCAATGAAGGGGCAATATCATATTATTGTGAGAATCAGTTAGCAGACGTTTTAAGTTTTAAACACGACGCTTGTAAGAAGACATTAGGGTTATTGCTCTCACAATTTGTAAAGCACAAAATCATTACAATGAGACAAATTGTAAAGCAGAATATAGGAATAAGCTTTAAAAGCTTCTCTTTCGGACCCTATACCTGTACGATACCCTCAGGGTGGTTTATGGATCCACCGGGAGATTTTTTCAAACGAACAAATGTATATTCATTTGAACCTTCAAAAGTTCAATTTTTCTTCCAAACGAATGATTTTCCCTTTTTACAAATAATAAAATCTTTAACAATAATTTTTGGAAGTTATGACAATTTAATGGAGGCAATTGATAGGATAAAAAAAGAATCAGCACCTATTGATCCTCCAACCACAATTATTTTAATTAAAGCGATAATGCCTCTTTACCATCTAATTTGCAATGACCAAAATCATAATGATTTAGTATATAGGATTGAGGCTGACCCACGTGGTAATGGAAAGTGGATCGGGTTTCCAACAAACAATTTTCTATCCTTAGATTATATAGTACCTACCGGCTGGAACAACAGAAATCCTTATGACCCGAGCTTGAGCTACTTTCATAATATAATTGATGAATTGAATAAATGGGGGTCTGCTGAAGAAAGTACAGCGTCAGATTACAAGATTTTATTTCATCAGTTAGAAACTATATTAGATTTTCTCAATAAGAAAAATTTCCTACACCCACTAGGCATATCTTAAGTATAAAGCAGAGAATATTCTCTGCTTTATACTTAGCTGTCATTCTACCTTATCTTCATTTTTTTATTGAAGTTTTTTCTAACTCGTGGATCACCCGGCGCTCATCCGGACGACCGTACACCTCTAGCCCTTTGCTGGACTTTCTCCCGAGTAGCACCATCACCGCGTCGGTGGTCAGGTGCAGTTCATTGAAACACCAGTCCGTAAACGTTTTACATCCAGCTTTTGAAGATAGCTCTGGAGGCAAGTCCAGAGCTGCCGCCACCAGCTTCAGTAGATCATTAAATTTAGATAGTGGCCGGATCGGGAGATGCTCCCACCCCCCGTACTTCTCGACGATCTGTTTTACTTCGTTAAACTGAGGAACTCGAGCAGCTACCTTGGTTTTGATACGTTTTTTAATCAACCAGGGCTTCCCGTCGATTCCTTGCTGGAGCGCAGTTTTGTGCTCCTTTACAAAGTCCTCCAGATCGCCGTAATGATAGCCAGTTCGGCAGAGGATTACCATGATGTCAGCGGTCTGTTGCAGTTTGCTGTTTTTAAATTTGTGTCGGCTGAGCTGCCCAAATTGCTCCGGAGTCAAAAAGACCGGATCGCCGTACTCGGCTCCTTTCACCCTATGCCCTTCGAGTGGGTTGGTGTCGATCAGTTTTTTGAGTCTGGCCCACGTCAGCACGTTTTTAATCGTCTGGCTGTGCTTGGAAATGTAGCTGTCGGAGTGCCCCTTCTGTGTGGCATTGACCTGCACTTGTGCCATCCACGAGCGGTACTTTTTTAGCCAGGCTAAATCGAAATCTTCCGCCGGCAGATCCAGAGCTTTTTTAGCAATCAAAAAATCGATCACTTTTTTGCGAACGTTGTTGTACACCGTTACGCTGCTACCATTTAGATTGCGCTCTCGGTCCTCTTTACAATCTTTAATGTACAGATCGAAGATGCTAGTCATCGAAAGGGATTGCTGGCCATTAAGATGCAGTCGTTTGATTTTGCCGGCTGTAATCTTTTCTTTCTTCCTGAATAGATCGTTGAAAATTGCCGACAGGTGGGATTTTAAGATGAGCAACTGCTCATTTTTAAAGTGAGAATGTGGATCATTGTCCAGGACTCGTTCACTGGTGGCATCCCAGTCGTTGTACCAAATGGTAATTCCTGTTGAACCAATGTCCTGCCGTTCCCCGTTCACGGAGATCCGACAATAAATTTGGGCATAACCCTTCTTTTTGCTTTTGTGTCGCCAAAAGCTCACTTCCATACGCACTAAGTTCATTAAAGCACTCAAATGTTTGGTTGAGTGCATGTTCATACGATAATTATACCTACATGTAGCGGAGAGAGTGCCACCAGACGATTATGGTGCCACCAGAAGTACCTGGCGAATTGTCAGACATGTGTTAATAGGCGGGAAAGCAGGAAAGACAAGGCACAAAAAAAACCCTGACGGGTTTCGACGTCAGGGCACACGGTCAATTTACAGACACTTTGCAGAGGGAGAGGGATTCGAACCCCCGGACCTGTTACAGTCAACAGTTTTCAAGACTGCCGCGATCGACCACTCCGCCATCCCTCTATTGGTCACTTATTGTGGGTGCAAAAGTAAGAGACTTTTTGATTCTTGTCAATACTCCAGCAAATTTTCCTCAATTTTTTCGTTTCCATCCCCTAACTTGCCACCACACAAACCGCCGGACCCAACCCCATCTCAACCGTTATGTGGCAGGAACAAAACAACCAGCTCACCCGAACCTTCGAGTTTCGGGACTTCAGCGAAGCCTTCGCGTTCATGACCCGCGTGGCCCTCATCGCCGAAAAAATGGACCATCACCCCACCTGGACCAACACTTACAACAAAGTCTGGTGCCGGCTCAGTACCCACGACGCGGGCGATACAGTCACGGAGAAAGATCGGAAACTGGCGGATGCGATTGACCAGTTGCTGGGTGAAGGATGAACGATGAATCACTAGCCGCACCAGCCAACCGCCGGGCAGCCCCGTCATCCTTTATCACGTCTAATTCATCATTCAACCCATGAAGCTTTACCTCGTACCCACCCCCATCGGCAACCTGGACGATATTACGCTGCGGGCGGTGAATGTGCTGAAGTCGGTGGACGGTATTCTGGCGGAAGATACCCGCACGTCGGGCATCCTGCTGAAACACCTCGAGATCAGCAAACCACTCCACAGTTACCATATTTTTAACGAGCACCAGACTGTTCAGCGCATCATTGCCCAACTGAAAGCGGGCAAAACCCTGGCGCTGGTGTCGGATGCCGGTACGCCCGCCATCTCCGACCCCGGTTTTCTGTTGGTGCGCGAGTGCCTCAAAAACGAGATTCCGGTGGAATGCCTGCCCGGGGCTACGGCTTTTGTGCCCGCGCTGGTCAATTCGGGTCTGCCCGCCGACCGCTTTACGTTTGAGGGGTTTCTGCCCCACAAGAAAGGCCGCCAGACCCGCCTGACCGAACTGGCCGGGGAAGAACGGACCATGATTTTCTACGAATCGCCCCACCGGCTGCTGAAAACCCTGACGCAGTTTGGCGAGGTCTTCGGCCCCGACCGGCCCGCCAGCGTCTCACGCGAGCTCACCAAATTATTTGAAGAAACGGTTCGCGGTTCAATCCAGGAAATAATTGCGTACTTTGCCGAAAAAACGATCAAAGGTGAAATTGTCATTGTTGTTCAGGGCAAATAAAAAAGGACTCGCCCGGGCGGTTTTCCTGCTTCACTGTCTCGTAATCAGTGTCTGTTCTTCCGTCGCCCAAACGCTGTCTCCCCAGGCCAAAATCAGCCTGATCACCATAGCACCGGGCGATGAGGTTTATACGTCGTTCGGGCACACGGCTTTGTGGGTCAGCGATCCGATGTACGGCATCGATAAGGTCTACAACTACGGCACGTTTGCTTCCTACACGGACAATTACTACATAAAATTTCTTCAGGGCACCTTGCCCTACTACGTATCGGTGTATCCGATGCCCAACCAGCTTTATGCGTCGCAGCTGGAAAACCGCAGCGTGAAGGAGCAGATCCTGAACCTGTCGGATGCGCAGAAGCAACGGCTGTATACCATGCTGGAAACCAACGCGCGACCCGAAAACCGGGAATACCGGTACCGGTTCTACTACGACAATTGTGCCACCCGCCCGCGCGACATGCTCGTCAAAGCCTGTGGCGACAGCCTGCGGTTTGTGAACGTGGTTGATTCCACCAAGTCGTACCGCGACTGGATGAACGAATACCTAACCACCCAGCCCTGGGCGCGGATGGGCATGAACCTCGGCATCGGCTACCCAGCCGACAGGACGGCATCGTCCTGGGAGGCCATGTACCTGCCCGACAATGTGTTTGAAGAAGTACAACGCGCCCAGCTCAAAACGCCCCAGGGCCAGGATACCCCCCTGGTCGCCAACAGTCTGTTTCTGTTCCGGGCCGTTACCATCGAAGAAACCAGCGCGTTTCTGTTGTACCTGGTTTCGCCGGATTTCGTCTTTGCCGTCCTGCTGGTGGTGGTTTTCCTGATTACCCGTCGGCAGCAGAAACGGCGGACGCGGGGCTTCTGGCTCGACCGCTGGCTGTTCGGATTCTCGGGCGTCTGGGGCTGGTTGTTGATTTTCCTGTGGTTCTTCACCGACCACGGCGTAACGACCTGGAACCCGGCGGTGCTGTTTCTGATGCCGCTGCACATGCCGCTCATTTTCTGGGTAACGCGCCAGGCCAGCCCGAAAGCCGTCCGTACCTATTTTCTGCTGACGATTGTGGGGCTGGTGGCCTTCTTTTTATACGCCTTTTATCAGGATTACCTCTACGGATTCAACTTTTTTCTGCTGACGTTACTGTACCGCGCGTTTTACCAGTACCGTTTTGCTTCCACCCAAACCGAAAAATTAACGTATGCCAGGTCGTGATCTTCAATTGGTTGAAATTAGTGAGCAGATAACGAAAATTGCCCGGCAGACCGGCGATTTCATCCGGCAGCAAAGCCGTTCGTTCACGCGGGAACAGATTGAGTACAAGGGCTATAACAACCTGGTTTCGTACGTCGACAAGGAAGCCGAAAAACAACTCGTTGAGGCTCTGCACAACCTGCTGCCAGAAGTCGGTTTCATCACGGAGGAAGGTACAACGGGCCAGATTGCCGACCGCTCAGCCCTGAACTGGATCATTGACCCGCTCGACGGTACGGCCAACTTCATGCACAAACTGCCCGTTTTTTCGGTCAGCATTGGTCTGGCCGAAGGCAAAACGCCGATTGCCGGGGTGGTGTACGACATCATGCGCGACGAGTGTTTTCACGCCAGCGCGGGCGGGGGTGCCTGGTGTACGGGTTCCAGCGGAACTGCCGAACGCATCCGGGTTTCGCCCGCTACGCAGCTTCAGGAAAGCATGGTGGCCACGGGCTTTCCGTACGCGAGCATGGACCGTATCGAACGGTATCTGGCTATTCTGGCGTCGCTCATGCTGCGTACCCACGGCCTGCGCCGGATGGGTTCGGCGGCCATCGACCTGTCGTACGTAGCCTGCGGACGGTTTGAAGCGTATTATGAATTCAACCTCAACTGCTGGGACATGGCCGCCGGGGTGCTGCTGGTGCGCGAAGCGGGCGGTATTGTAACCGACTTCAACGGCGGGGACGACTTCCTGTTCCGGGGCGACATCCTGGCCGGTTGCGGCATGCAGCCCGAATTGCTGGCCATTATCGAACAGTACTGGAACAACGAAGGCCCGCTGCCGATACCGCCACCGGTCATTTCATGATCCCGATTGTTTTTATCCATTCCGGTTACAATGCTTACCTGGAGTACAGCCTGCGCCAGAGTCGGCTTTCCAATCCGGAATCGACGGTTTTTCTTCTGGGCGACGATGCCAACCAGCACCGGTTCCCGTTTGTCGCCCACGTTTCAATTACCACCTTAAATTCGGCAAAGTCCGCGGATTTCAGGCACCATTACGTCCACCTATCGACCAACCCCGAGTGGTATGAACTGATCTGTTTCATGCGCTGGTTTTACCTGCTGACGTTCATGGAACAACGGCGGCTGGACGAGGTGTTTGTGGCCGATTCGGATATCATGCTGTACAAGAACCTGGATCAGTACGCGGCCTGGAAAAACCGGTCGCCGAACCAGCAGTCAGCCTTTTGCATTGCCGAAAGTGAGCCGATGGGGCCGTTTAGCTGGATCGCTTCGGCCCATTCGTCGTTCTGGACCCGGCCGGGCATTGCCGATTTTTGTGAATATCTTCTGGAGATGTATCAAATCCCGGAACGGCGGGCACGGCTGGAAGAAAAGTGGCAGGTTCACCAGGAAACCGGCTCAATGGGCGGAGTGTCCGACATGGCGCTGCTCTATCTCTACGAGGCCGACCGCAGGGGCCGGGTGATCAACCTGCTGCAACCATCCGGTGCCTCCGGCCAGCCGCTGCGGGAAGTGTTCGATGTAAACATCGGTATTCCCGACAATCAGGTTGACGGCGAATTTGAGTTGGGGCCCCGTTCGCTTAAAAAAGTCCGCTGGGAGCCGCCGAATTACGTCGCGTATAACCGGGTTCTGGGCGAAAATTGTATCTTTAACACCCTCCATTTTCAGGGCCTGAGCAAACGGTATATGCACCGGTACTACCAGGGAACCGATCTGCGGCTTCACCAGTTGGGCCAGGAAGCGAGCTATACCCTTTCGCCTTTGCTGAAACCGTTATACCGCCTGAAGGATGGGTTAAAACGTACTTTAAACCACTAACCTGATGCACGATCTGCAACCGCTTCAATACCCGATTGGCCCCTTTACAGCCGCGGCCAGCTATACA
This Larkinella insperata DNA region includes the following protein-coding sequences:
- a CDS encoding phage tail tape measure protein — its product is MANQNERAVIDLVINGKQSETTLKEVATAAVNARKELNKMRESDNPQAYAAKVAQVKALNQAMADHNEKLRATRKATDDWGLSWKSIAQGVLGGNALTAGFNMLLSVGPKVLDQGMKIKDSFADIGKATGLSDGEVKKLNESLKQINTRTATEELRNIAVVGGQLGVTNDQLLGFVENADKAVVALGDEFSGGVEEVSKSIGGMAKLFKETKDMDIGPAINNIGSALNELGAAGSATAPVVAEFTTRMGQLGDLSPQISETMGLGAALQELGLSAEIGAGGLSNILLTAAKDTATFAKQLGLSEQAMKELINTNPNEFLLKLAESLKNLPADQQAKALDALGIKSQEATKVMSLLANQTDMVRQKQELASKAMAEGTSLTNEFNKKNFDLAVNLKRIREWVDNLLQGDGIQGLAAAFVEATTRVLGLTTASEAATKEFNRQKSEVENLEKTLPGLAKRHDELKSKSKLNKEEQEELKKVVAQIAETVPSAVTEWDEYGRALGVNTQKAREFIKTQRALLEYQNRDAIEESESELERLERRQKTLQAKLKSGKESYTTTGGIVESTMTNEQIAGYVKDLTKVSAEADNVRARLKGLKGEMLETAAAPAPGAGKPTPGQPKTGTSTLETKEQESARKSKIKAAEKAEDDLEKMLATARAKHEESLHNEFGKEQLLFGQKYSKMYELAKGNKDQMAQITELMYKELADIEAREAERQKVKREAEMKAKVKASEEALELVMENKKSELALDVAGKKVTAEDAKTRELELEQTYLEAKRLLYEGYYQQLEALGFTDKEKQTAIAEEKKANLAKIDQDIAQSTTDQTLSRMDAAESYKQKTLEVNTYVKEAEFDLVAAKREAAAQGLAILSSFFKESSGIQKALFVAEKAFAIGGIIVSLQKQLAAISLAAAEQAAQASAIPIVGPALAAAAKAAGIKNALAAKVQAGMSIATIAGQTIQGVAMKAAGGFTDVETMYGNPSGFVDGPTLFAQGKRSFVAGEAGREFVISNPALRTPAIANIAGILDTVQKTGNFGAAGSMMAGAMGGPSTEMLGAILAELQANRRELQQVRQVTQEAGARPVAFNFHQFEDTQAFLAQIREETTY
- a CDS encoding abortive infection system antitoxin AbiGi family protein; protein product: MAVHSESLFHFTRSIDGLLGILRNGFYPYYCPEVHVWQEDPFKVLQCAAHPMVCFCDIPLSQISIHQQTYGTYGIGMSKAWRRYFNLNPVIYCQQDAFVHEAIGDIMPMYRQLEKAGLDNNKIKKWGLKDDVAFVMGFAKLLQLPSLVKLIEGPVFIKERNDWDTKLTPFYREREWRIVPDFRLVHGILDTVVDISTYSDPIKRNKINKKAEKFSLSVFVRNWSDIQYIILSKDAEVPDFIKEFTIICKDKGLTNDQIQILLTRVKTSERIQLDY
- a CDS encoding recombinase family protein, with product MKIGYARVSTLDQNLTLQIDALQKVGCEKIFQEKISGSKVQRPQLDKMLEHVRAGDTVVVWKLDRLGRSLQHLIELVGNLEKKDAGLISLNDPVDTTTAQGRLVFRIFASLAEFERELIRERTLAGVAAAKAKGVILGRPEGLSADAKKQARVVESLHKDGVSVAEVARQLKISRTTVYSYLKHRGIEY
- a CDS encoding P-loop NTPase fold protein; its protein translation is MISHIDVESPEILFENHFNESSNKRILFSGEFGCGKTYFLNHFFEARKENINTFWLSPVKYSIGQNEDIIEYIKINIALQLLKRPEILPIVKEKYDEDLFIFEYIKNKPLEIVKLLVSCVEALGVTTGPVEKVLDTLKNYGEYSEKLKDNLQNEEQSITKYLKQIVNIKGSIFEDDIISQSIRAILHRCKAENRQNILIIDDFDRLDPEHIFRILNILSVHNDYFETNNKFDFDKIIIVCDYHNIRKIYQYKYGPEVDYKGYINKFYSNDIFHFTNEGAISYYCENQLADVLSFKHDACKKTLGLLLSQFVKHKIITMRQIVKQNIGISFKSFSFGPYTCTIPSGWFMDPPGDFFKRTNVYSFEPSKVQFFFQTNDFPFLQIIKSLTIIFGSYDNLMEAIDRIKKESAPIDPPTTIILIKAIMPLYHLICNDQNHNDLVYRIEADPRGNGKWIGFPTNNFLSLDYIVPTGWNNRNPYDPSLSYFHNIIDELNKWGSAEESTASDYKILFHQLETILDFLNKKNFLHPLGIS
- a CDS encoding site-specific integrase codes for the protein MNMHSTKHLSALMNLVRMEVSFWRHKSKKKGYAQIYCRISVNGERQDIGSTGITIWYNDWDATSERVLDNDPHSHFKNEQLLILKSHLSAIFNDLFRKKEKITAGKIKRLHLNGQQSLSMTSIFDLYIKDCKEDRERNLNGSSVTVYNNVRKKVIDFLIAKKALDLPAEDFDLAWLKKYRSWMAQVQVNATQKGHSDSYISKHSQTIKNVLTWARLKKLIDTNPLEGHRVKGAEYGDPVFLTPEQFGQLSRHKFKNSKLQQTADIMVILCRTGYHYGDLEDFVKEHKTALQQGIDGKPWLIKKRIKTKVAARVPQFNEVKQIVEKYGGWEHLPIRPLSKFNDLLKLVAAALDLPPELSSKAGCKTFTDWCFNELHLTTDAVMVLLGRKSSKGLEVYGRPDERRVIHELEKTSIKK
- a CDS encoding 4a-hydroxytetrahydrobiopterin dehydratase, which encodes MWQEQNNQLTRTFEFRDFSEAFAFMTRVALIAEKMDHHPTWTNTYNKVWCRLSTHDAGDTVTEKDRKLADAIDQLLGEG
- the rsmI gene encoding 16S rRNA (cytidine(1402)-2'-O)-methyltransferase, giving the protein MKLYLVPTPIGNLDDITLRAVNVLKSVDGILAEDTRTSGILLKHLEISKPLHSYHIFNEHQTVQRIIAQLKAGKTLALVSDAGTPAISDPGFLLVRECLKNEIPVECLPGATAFVPALVNSGLPADRFTFEGFLPHKKGRQTRLTELAGEERTMIFYESPHRLLKTLTQFGEVFGPDRPASVSRELTKLFEETVRGSIQEIIAYFAEKTIKGEIVIVVQGK
- a CDS encoding lipoprotein N-acyltransferase Lnb domain-containing protein — its product is MKLSLLFRANKKGLARAVFLLHCLVISVCSSVAQTLSPQAKISLITIAPGDEVYTSFGHTALWVSDPMYGIDKVYNYGTFASYTDNYYIKFLQGTLPYYVSVYPMPNQLYASQLENRSVKEQILNLSDAQKQRLYTMLETNARPENREYRYRFYYDNCATRPRDMLVKACGDSLRFVNVVDSTKSYRDWMNEYLTTQPWARMGMNLGIGYPADRTASSWEAMYLPDNVFEEVQRAQLKTPQGQDTPLVANSLFLFRAVTIEETSAFLLYLVSPDFVFAVLLVVVFLITRRQQKRRTRGFWLDRWLFGFSGVWGWLLIFLWFFTDHGVTTWNPAVLFLMPLHMPLIFWVTRQASPKAVRTYFLLTIVGLVAFFLYAFYQDYLYGFNFFLLTLLYRAFYQYRFASTQTEKLTYARS